The following are encoded together in the Kribbella voronezhensis genome:
- a CDS encoding dihydrodipicolinate synthase family protein, whose protein sequence is MTEKLDGVIVATALPYAEDATAPAGLRPDLDRYAEHCRWLIENGCRGVGPNGSLGEYSSLTDDERRAVARTAIEAVGNDGVVVVGVHGVGAHQARSWAEKAAEDGADGVLCLPPTMYRANRSEVIHHFTEVAKAGLPVMVYNNPLDTKVDLTPDLLAEIAQIENVVAVKEFSGDVRRILEIKELAPDLTIVAGADDLTLEALLMGATGWFAGFPNVFPKESARLFDLAVAGKLQEAKDLYEPLVAAFRWDSRVEFVQAIKYGMDYVGRYGGPCRPPRGPLVPEHVAQLEQDMVKAVESLR, encoded by the coding sequence GTGACCGAGAAGCTGGACGGCGTGATCGTCGCCACCGCCCTGCCGTACGCCGAGGACGCCACGGCGCCCGCCGGGCTGCGCCCCGACCTCGACCGGTACGCCGAACACTGCCGCTGGCTGATCGAGAACGGCTGTCGCGGCGTCGGCCCGAACGGGTCACTGGGCGAGTACTCGTCCCTCACCGACGACGAGCGCCGCGCGGTGGCGAGGACGGCGATCGAGGCCGTCGGCAACGATGGTGTCGTGGTGGTGGGCGTCCACGGGGTAGGCGCCCACCAGGCCCGCTCGTGGGCCGAGAAGGCGGCCGAGGACGGGGCGGACGGCGTACTGTGCCTGCCGCCCACCATGTACCGGGCGAACCGTTCCGAGGTGATCCACCACTTCACCGAGGTCGCGAAGGCCGGGCTGCCGGTGATGGTCTACAACAACCCGCTGGACACCAAGGTCGACCTGACGCCGGACCTGCTCGCCGAGATCGCGCAGATCGAGAACGTCGTCGCGGTCAAGGAGTTCTCCGGCGACGTCCGGCGGATCCTGGAGATCAAGGAGCTCGCACCGGACCTGACCATCGTGGCGGGTGCCGACGACCTCACGCTCGAGGCGTTGCTGATGGGCGCGACCGGCTGGTTCGCGGGCTTCCCGAACGTGTTCCCGAAGGAGTCGGCGCGGTTGTTCGACCTCGCGGTGGCGGGCAAACTGCAAGAGGCGAAGGATCTGTACGAGCCACTGGTCGCGGCGTTCCGGTGGGACTCGCGGGTGGAGTTCGTGCAGGCGATCAAGTACGGCATGGACTACGTCGGCCGGTACGGCGGTCCCTGCCGCCCGCCGCGCGGTCCGCTGGTGCCGGAGCACGTCGCCCAACTGGAGCAGGACATGGTGAAGGCAGTGGAGTCACTGAGATGA
- a CDS encoding proline racemase family protein: protein MRSIRTISAIDSHTEGMPTRVVTGGVGVVPGATMAERREYFMKHLDHLRLFLMNEPRGHAAMSGAILQPPSRPDADWGVIYIEVSGCLPMCGHGTIGVATVLVESGMVELTEPTTVVRLDTPAGLVVVEVAVSNGRAEHVTLRNVPSYSHVLDAKVDVSGLGTITYDLAYGGNFYAILPLEQLGIAFDRAEKDRILQAGLDIMDAINATDRPVHPLDPGINGCKHVQFTAPGLDGAHSRNAMAIHPGWFDRSPCGTGTSARMAQLHARGELALNTDFVNESFIGTRFTGRLVEETTVGDRPAVVPTITGRAWITGTANYLLDPDDPFPTGFVL, encoded by the coding sequence ATGAGGTCGATCCGGACCATCAGTGCGATCGACTCGCACACCGAGGGGATGCCGACCCGCGTCGTCACGGGTGGCGTCGGCGTGGTCCCGGGCGCGACGATGGCCGAGCGCCGCGAGTACTTCATGAAGCACCTGGATCACCTCCGGCTGTTCCTGATGAACGAACCACGCGGGCACGCCGCGATGAGCGGTGCGATCCTGCAGCCGCCGTCGCGTCCGGATGCCGACTGGGGTGTCATCTATATCGAGGTGTCCGGCTGCCTGCCGATGTGCGGGCACGGCACGATCGGTGTCGCCACCGTGCTGGTCGAGTCCGGCATGGTCGAGCTGACCGAGCCGACCACGGTGGTCCGGCTGGACACGCCGGCCGGCCTCGTCGTCGTGGAGGTTGCCGTCAGCAACGGCCGGGCCGAACACGTGACGCTGCGCAACGTTCCGTCGTACAGTCATGTACTGGATGCGAAGGTGGACGTATCGGGTCTCGGGACGATCACCTACGACCTGGCGTACGGCGGGAACTTCTACGCGATCCTGCCGCTGGAACAGTTGGGGATCGCCTTCGACCGGGCCGAGAAGGACCGGATCCTGCAGGCCGGTCTCGACATCATGGACGCGATCAACGCCACCGACCGGCCGGTGCATCCGCTCGACCCGGGCATCAACGGCTGCAAGCACGTGCAGTTCACCGCACCCGGCCTCGACGGTGCCCACTCCCGGAACGCCATGGCGATCCACCCTGGCTGGTTCGACCGCTCTCCGTGCGGCACCGGGACGTCGGCGCGGATGGCGCAACTCCATGCCCGGGGCGAACTCGCCCTGAACACCGACTTCGTCAACGAGTCCTTCATCGGCACCCGGTTCACCGGCCGCCTGGTCGAGGAGACGACGGTCGGCGACCGGCCGGCCGTCGTACCCACGATCACCGGCCGGGCCTGGATCACGGGCACCGCCAACTATCTCCTCGATCCCGACGACCCGTTCCCGACCGGTTTCGTTCTCTAG
- a CDS encoding biotin-dependent carboxyltransferase family protein, with translation MTLTVLETGPLATIQDRGRTGQAALGVPRSGACDQRSYELANRLVGNRPGAAAVEVTFGGLVLLAGADVVVAVTGAPCPGVPLNAPATLRAGQVLRLGPPRSGLRTYIAVRGGVDVPPVLGSRSTDLLSGLGPAPLQPGDTLAVGDAHDPMPGVDLAPVPDPPAGEVVISVTPGPRRDWFTDAAWTSFTTQRYGVSSNSNRVGVRLEGTPLERARDGELASEGMTLGAIQIPPSGLPVVFLADHPVTGGYPVIAYVAAGSLPYCAQLRPGQSARFTC, from the coding sequence ATGACCCTGACCGTGCTGGAAACGGGGCCGTTGGCAACGATCCAGGACCGGGGCCGGACCGGTCAGGCCGCCCTCGGCGTACCTCGATCAGGCGCCTGCGATCAACGGTCCTACGAGTTGGCGAACCGGCTCGTCGGCAACCGGCCGGGAGCCGCCGCGGTCGAGGTGACCTTCGGCGGGCTCGTACTGCTGGCCGGCGCCGACGTGGTCGTCGCAGTCACCGGAGCACCTTGCCCCGGCGTGCCGCTCAATGCACCGGCGACCCTGCGAGCCGGCCAGGTGCTCCGACTCGGTCCGCCCCGAAGCGGTCTGCGCACCTACATCGCAGTACGGGGTGGTGTCGATGTGCCGCCTGTCCTCGGCTCGCGCTCCACCGATCTGCTGTCCGGCCTTGGCCCCGCACCACTGCAGCCCGGCGACACACTCGCAGTCGGGGATGCTCACGATCCCATGCCTGGCGTCGATCTGGCGCCCGTTCCGGACCCGCCCGCCGGCGAAGTGGTCATCAGCGTCACCCCAGGCCCGCGCCGCGACTGGTTCACCGACGCGGCCTGGACGTCGTTCACCACCCAGCGGTACGGCGTCAGCAGCAACAGCAACCGCGTCGGCGTACGACTCGAAGGCACCCCGCTGGAACGCGCCCGGGACGGCGAACTCGCCAGCGAGGGCATGACCCTCGGCGCCATCCAGATCCCACCATCCGGTCTTCCGGTCGTCTTCCTCGCCGACCATCCGGTCACCGGCGGCTATCCCGTCATCGCCTACGTCGCCGCCGGTTCCCTGCCGTACTGCGCCCAACTCCGCCCCGGCCAGTCCGCCCGTTTCACCTGCTAG
- a CDS encoding 5-oxoprolinase subunit B family protein gives MRLLPAGDHALLVELASLDEVLGYYTALAEDPPEGVVDIVPAARTVLVTTTGELDGLARRLGAIEPLAGSRGTGDLIEIPVVYDGEDLQDVAELLGCSQREVIERHTAEEWTVAFCGFSPGFGYLTGAGDWDVPRRKSPRTKVPAGAVALAGEFSGVYPRESPGGWQLLGRTEVKIFDQDRRLAALLHPGRRVRFTDTGRR, from the coding sequence ATGCGACTGCTGCCGGCGGGCGACCACGCTCTGCTGGTCGAGCTCGCGAGCCTCGACGAGGTCCTCGGCTACTACACCGCGCTGGCCGAGGACCCACCTGAAGGCGTCGTCGACATCGTGCCCGCTGCCCGAACCGTCCTCGTCACGACGACCGGCGAGCTGGACGGACTGGCTCGCCGTCTCGGCGCGATCGAGCCCTTGGCCGGCAGTCGCGGTACGGGCGATCTGATCGAGATCCCCGTCGTCTACGACGGGGAGGATCTCCAGGACGTCGCCGAGCTGCTGGGGTGCTCGCAGCGCGAGGTGATCGAGCGGCACACCGCTGAGGAGTGGACCGTGGCGTTCTGCGGATTCTCTCCTGGCTTCGGTTATCTGACCGGAGCCGGCGACTGGGACGTGCCGCGCCGCAAGTCGCCGCGGACGAAGGTTCCGGCAGGAGCGGTCGCCCTGGCCGGCGAGTTCAGCGGGGTCTATCCCCGCGAGTCACCGGGCGGCTGGCAGTTGCTCGGCCGCACCGAGGTGAAGATCTTCGACCAGGACCGGCGGCTGGCCGCGTTGCTCCATCCCGGGCGCCGGGTCCGTTTCACCGACACCGGCCGCCGATGA
- a CDS encoding LamB/YcsF family protein, with protein sequence MDLNADLGEGFGSWTMGDDTALLDVVTSANIACGFHAGEPSIMRAVTVRAVERGVAIGAHVGYDDKPGFGRRFIDVEPAVLRDQVLYQLGALDAFARIAGDRVRYVKPHGALYNTIGEHEEQAAAVVGAIVDFDRSLPVLGLAGSAWLRLAAQDGLTTVHEAFADRAYTPAGTLVSRREPGSVLHDAEEIAARCAAMAVGGPIQDSEGGALKLDPASICVHGDTPGAVEIARRVRLTLEGAGVTLSPFAA encoded by the coding sequence ATGGATCTCAACGCCGATCTGGGTGAGGGCTTCGGCTCCTGGACGATGGGCGACGACACGGCCCTGCTCGACGTCGTCACCAGCGCCAACATCGCCTGCGGCTTCCATGCCGGCGAGCCGTCGATCATGCGGGCGGTGACCGTCCGGGCGGTCGAGCGCGGGGTCGCGATCGGGGCCCACGTCGGGTACGACGACAAGCCCGGTTTCGGCCGGCGGTTCATCGACGTCGAACCCGCCGTCCTGCGCGACCAGGTCCTGTACCAACTCGGCGCGCTGGACGCGTTCGCCCGGATCGCGGGCGACCGGGTCCGGTACGTGAAACCGCACGGGGCGCTCTACAACACGATCGGCGAGCACGAGGAGCAGGCCGCGGCCGTGGTCGGTGCGATCGTCGACTTCGACCGGTCGCTGCCCGTCCTCGGCCTGGCGGGCTCGGCCTGGCTCCGCCTCGCGGCACAGGACGGTCTGACCACTGTCCACGAGGCCTTCGCGGATCGGGCCTACACCCCGGCCGGGACGCTGGTGTCGCGACGTGAGCCCGGCTCGGTCCTGCACGACGCCGAGGAGATCGCGGCCCGGTGTGCCGCGATGGCGGTCGGTGGGCCGATCCAGGACAGTGAAGGCGGCGCGCTGAAGCTCGACCCCGCCTCGATCTGCGTGCACGGCGACACCCCCGGCGCGGTCGAGATCGCCCGGCGGGTCCGGCTGACGCTGGAGGGAGCGGGTGTCACGCTGAGCCCGTTCGCCGCCTGA
- a CDS encoding NRAMP family divalent metal transporter, which yields MPNKQLPPAAGKKTPDTAMKTSTRSTLVGAMFLMATSAIGPGFITQTTTFTVSLGAAFAFAIAASILVDIALQLNVWRVIGVSGRRAQELGNLVVPGLGWVMAALLFVGGLVFNIGNVSGTGLGTDAMLGLDPRWGGALSAVIAIGIFLSKRAGLAMDRVVLVLGLVMIALTTYMAITSGPPVGTALKNVVLPDQVQFLSITTLIGGTIGGYIVYAGAHRLLDSGLSGPQHIRDISRGSITGILITGLMRIVLFLAILGVVAGGATLDPKNPAASAFQHAAGEFGLRAFGVVLWAAAITSVIGASYTTVSFITSRTKTTDRTRTILVVAFIAVSTVIFLSVGTAPTQLLVFAGAFNGLLLPVGIGVLLWVAWQRPDLLRGYHYPRWLLAIGGAAWLLTIYLAVRSVKPVFELFS from the coding sequence ATGCCGAACAAGCAGCTACCGCCCGCCGCCGGCAAGAAGACGCCGGACACCGCGATGAAGACGAGCACCCGGTCGACCCTGGTCGGCGCGATGTTCCTGATGGCGACCTCGGCCATCGGTCCCGGTTTCATCACCCAGACCACCACCTTCACGGTCTCGCTCGGCGCGGCGTTCGCGTTCGCCATCGCGGCCTCGATCCTGGTCGACATCGCCCTGCAGCTGAACGTCTGGCGGGTGATCGGCGTCTCCGGCCGGCGGGCCCAGGAGCTCGGCAACCTGGTCGTGCCCGGGCTCGGCTGGGTGATGGCCGCGCTGTTGTTCGTCGGCGGGCTCGTCTTCAACATCGGCAACGTCTCCGGCACCGGCCTGGGCACCGACGCGATGCTGGGCCTGGATCCCCGGTGGGGCGGCGCCCTGTCCGCGGTGATTGCCATCGGCATCTTCTTGTCGAAGCGCGCCGGGCTGGCGATGGATCGCGTGGTGCTCGTGCTCGGTCTGGTGATGATCGCGCTGACGACGTACATGGCGATCACCTCCGGCCCACCGGTCGGTACGGCGCTGAAGAACGTGGTGCTGCCCGACCAGGTCCAGTTCCTGTCCATCACCACGCTGATCGGCGGCACGATCGGCGGCTACATCGTGTACGCCGGTGCGCACCGCCTGCTGGACTCGGGCCTGTCCGGGCCGCAGCACATCCGCGACATCAGCCGCGGCTCGATCACCGGCATCCTGATCACCGGACTGATGCGGATCGTGCTGTTCCTGGCGATCCTCGGCGTGGTCGCGGGCGGCGCGACGCTCGACCCGAAGAACCCGGCGGCCTCGGCGTTCCAGCACGCGGCCGGCGAGTTCGGGCTGCGCGCCTTCGGGGTGGTGCTGTGGGCGGCCGCCATCACCAGCGTGATCGGCGCGTCGTACACGACGGTCAGTTTCATCACCTCGCGGACCAAGACGACCGACCGCACGAGGACCATCCTGGTGGTCGCGTTCATCGCGGTGAGCACGGTGATCTTCCTGTCCGTCGGCACTGCACCGACGCAGTTGCTGGTGTTCGCCGGGGCCTTCAACGGGCTGCTGCTGCCGGTCGGGATCGGTGTGCTTCTCTGGGTGGCATGGCAGCGTCCGGATCTGCTGCGTGGGTACCACTACCCGCGCTGGCTACTGGCGATCGGTGGTGCGGCCTGGTTGCTGACCATCTACCTGGCCGTCCGCTCGGTCAAGCCGGTGTTCGAACTGTTCTCCTGA
- a CDS encoding GntR family transcriptional regulator, producing MSDDAKVSTPQRTDDEDRQAWLRGVAADMARLDRSSSAERAADVLRRSITEGALRPGAQLSEIELTEVLQVSRNTLREAFRLLTHEGLLVYKLHRGVFVPELDERDVVDLFRLRRVLEVDVVRGLADRDSALPASRLEPLHADVESAKAAALAGTWPAVGTANMGFHRHLIGLADSPRLDAITSRLLAELRLLFHVMATPRELHEPYIARNQAILELLEARDYEQAADDLHRYLVDSEKGLLAAFKAR from the coding sequence GTGAGCGATGATGCGAAGGTGTCCACCCCGCAGCGCACCGACGACGAAGACCGGCAGGCCTGGCTGCGTGGCGTCGCTGCCGACATGGCCCGGCTGGACCGCAGCAGTTCCGCCGAGCGAGCCGCCGACGTACTGCGGCGCAGCATCACCGAGGGCGCGCTCCGGCCCGGCGCTCAGCTCTCCGAGATCGAGCTCACCGAGGTCCTCCAGGTCAGCCGGAACACTCTGCGCGAAGCCTTCCGGCTGCTCACCCACGAAGGGCTGCTGGTCTACAAGCTGCACCGCGGCGTCTTCGTGCCCGAGCTGGACGAGCGCGACGTGGTCGACCTCTTCCGGCTCCGCAGGGTGCTCGAGGTGGACGTGGTGCGCGGACTGGCCGACCGCGACTCAGCGCTGCCGGCAAGCAGGCTCGAGCCTCTGCACGCGGATGTCGAGAGCGCCAAGGCCGCCGCGCTGGCGGGCACCTGGCCCGCCGTCGGGACGGCGAACATGGGTTTCCACCGCCACCTCATCGGCCTCGCCGACAGTCCTCGCCTGGACGCCATCACCAGCCGGCTGCTGGCCGAGCTGCGGCTGCTCTTCCACGTCATGGCGACCCCGCGCGAGCTCCACGAGCCGTACATCGCCCGCAACCAGGCCATCCTCGAGCTGCTCGAAGCCCGCGACTACGAGCAGGCTGCGGACGACCTGCACCGCTACTTGGTCGACTCGGAGAAGGGCCTGCTCGCCGCCTTCAAGGCGCGCTAG
- a CDS encoding putative hydro-lyase: MLTPADARTAYRGGLVAPTTGHAPGFTQANLVVLPREWAYDMLLFGQRNPVPVPLLDVTDTGSFRTALAPGADLRTDLPRYRVWRDGELVDEPADVVDLWRDDLVSFLIGCSFSFEQALLDAGVPVRNLEQGRNVAMYRTLTECRPAGRLRGPLVVSMRPIPAGLVATAVQVTARMPRVHGAPVHIGSPADLGIADLARPDFGEPVYAEPGDVPVFWGCGVTPQAALMDSRPPFAITHAPGHMFVTDVPDSAYREF, encoded by the coding sequence GTGCTGACCCCGGCCGACGCGCGTACGGCGTACCGAGGTGGTCTGGTCGCTCCGACGACCGGGCATGCGCCGGGATTCACCCAGGCGAATCTGGTCGTGCTGCCCCGCGAGTGGGCCTACGACATGTTGCTCTTCGGGCAACGCAACCCGGTGCCGGTGCCGCTGCTGGACGTCACCGACACCGGCTCGTTCCGTACTGCGCTGGCGCCCGGGGCCGACCTCCGAACCGATCTGCCGCGCTACCGCGTGTGGCGGGACGGCGAGCTGGTCGACGAACCGGCTGACGTCGTCGACCTGTGGCGCGACGACCTGGTGAGCTTCCTGATCGGCTGCAGTTTCAGCTTCGAACAGGCGCTGCTGGACGCGGGAGTTCCGGTGCGCAACCTGGAGCAGGGGCGCAATGTGGCGATGTACCGGACCTTGACCGAGTGCCGTCCCGCCGGCCGGTTGCGCGGCCCGCTGGTGGTGTCGATGCGGCCGATTCCGGCCGGGCTGGTGGCGACCGCCGTACAGGTGACAGCACGGATGCCGCGGGTTCATGGAGCGCCCGTCCACATCGGTTCACCGGCCGACCTGGGCATCGCCGATCTGGCGCGGCCGGACTTCGGTGAACCGGTTTACGCCGAGCCGGGTGATGTGCCGGTCTTTTGGGGTTGCGGAGTGACACCCCAAGCTGCGTTGATGGATTCACGGCCCCCGTTCGCGATCACCCATGCCCCCGGGCACATGTTCGTGACCGACGTGCCGGACAGCGCCTATCGAGAGTTCTAG
- a CDS encoding aminopeptidase P family protein, which translates to MTEDRTEEQRKSYRPIDAKGFRESIGRNWGPVDRSVVLPDGLAEAAAEHRRQLAAALPGRRIAIAAGHSPVRSNDTDYRFRADSDFVWLTGCQAEGAVLVISADGDSTLYLRETAGQDEVDFFANARDGELWIGPVPGLKDWSDALGIACRPLEELSSAVRGAVPFMLATYGVDPVLDGLVRTSPYDGNTLRQTLAELRRIKDDWEIDQLREAVAASVQAFADVARELPEAVRGGGERWLEGTFDRRARSAGNGVGYASIVAAGNHAPVLHWVRNDGAVREGDVILLDAGVETRTLYTADVTRTFPVTGEYTSAQRQVYDLVHQAQLAALDAVRPGAPYRAFQYEAMRVLVEGLRDWGLIDVSLDEALGPDGQQHRRYVVCGLGHYIGLDVHDCDAARPETYFAADLEVGMALAVEPGLYFHPNDETVPPELRGIGIRIEDNVVVHADRTEILTADLPITADGLEQWVKANLPG; encoded by the coding sequence ATGACTGAAGACCGGACCGAGGAACAGCGCAAGTCGTACCGTCCGATCGACGCGAAGGGTTTCCGCGAGTCGATCGGCCGGAACTGGGGACCGGTGGATCGGTCGGTGGTGCTGCCCGACGGTCTGGCCGAGGCGGCGGCGGAGCACCGCCGGCAACTCGCCGCCGCGCTGCCCGGTCGCCGGATCGCGATCGCCGCTGGGCACTCCCCGGTCCGGTCGAACGACACCGACTACCGGTTCCGCGCGGACAGCGACTTCGTCTGGCTGACCGGTTGCCAGGCCGAGGGCGCGGTGCTGGTGATCTCCGCCGACGGCGACTCCACGCTGTACCTGCGCGAGACGGCCGGCCAGGACGAGGTCGACTTCTTCGCGAACGCGCGCGACGGGGAGCTGTGGATCGGCCCGGTGCCGGGATTGAAGGACTGGTCCGACGCGCTCGGGATCGCCTGCCGCCCGCTGGAGGAGCTCTCCTCGGCCGTGCGCGGCGCCGTACCGTTCATGCTCGCCACGTACGGCGTGGACCCGGTGCTCGACGGGCTCGTGCGCACCTCGCCGTACGACGGGAACACGCTGCGGCAGACGCTGGCCGAGTTGCGCCGGATCAAGGACGACTGGGAGATCGACCAACTCCGCGAGGCGGTCGCCGCGAGTGTGCAGGCGTTCGCCGACGTCGCCCGGGAGCTTCCCGAAGCGGTGCGCGGGGGCGGGGAGCGGTGGCTGGAGGGGACCTTCGACCGACGCGCCCGGAGCGCCGGGAACGGCGTCGGCTATGCGTCGATCGTTGCTGCGGGCAACCATGCGCCGGTGCTGCACTGGGTGCGCAACGACGGCGCGGTTCGCGAGGGTGACGTGATCCTGCTCGACGCGGGGGTGGAGACGCGGACGCTCTATACGGCCGACGTCACCCGGACCTTCCCGGTCACCGGCGAGTACACGAGTGCGCAGCGGCAGGTGTACGACCTGGTCCACCAGGCGCAGCTCGCCGCTCTCGACGCGGTTCGCCCGGGTGCGCCGTATCGGGCCTTCCAGTACGAGGCGATGCGCGTGCTCGTCGAGGGGTTGCGTGACTGGGGGCTGATCGACGTCTCGCTGGACGAAGCACTCGGGCCCGACGGTCAGCAGCACCGCCGGTACGTCGTGTGCGGGCTCGGGCACTACATCGGTCTCGACGTCCACGACTGCGACGCGGCCCGGCCGGAGACCTACTTCGCCGCGGACCTGGAGGTCGGGATGGCGCTGGCGGTCGAGCCCGGCCTCTACTTCCACCCGAACGACGAGACGGTTCCGCCGGAGCTGCGCGGCATCGGCATCCGGATCGAGGACAACGTCGTGGTCCACGCCGATCGCACGGAAATCCTCACCGCCGACCTCCCGATCACCGCCGACGGACTGGAGCAATGGGTCAAGGCCAACCTGCCCGGTTGA
- a CDS encoding alpha/beta hydrolase codes for MLLKPSRTIACAAILGVASTGAVVVPATAEPPPAVVRALQWKDCLPEPGDTEEDKELIRGSQCATLQVPVDWNDPAGPTFALAVARRTAKKARVGSLIFGPGGPGDSGVDRIRTGMSRFSADLQNRFDIVSFDPRGIARSNPVKCSAALLAQRPSPIIGSQVEFDQTIAYNRKLAEDCRANTGPVYDHIDTLQTVQDLNAIRIALGESQLTFHGSSYGTLLGAQYAERYPKNVRAMVLESVFDHGTATTRQFLDAEAGTAQDSFDEFVKWCASATTCALHGRDVHALWADLLTRAGRGEVPDPQRPQYPTTPFFLSYAVFRLLYAPQWVRLGDVLQQLDASTPPTGQPPVPSGLQANTFAPFCRDFSLPVRDYREFAGYLKRLARNTPDFKYPGQLLAVTSCLGLRPVPNPQRNLAVRHLTTPILLSNAIHDPATGYNWATDVARQLGRNGVLLTYQGWGHGSYNKSPCVQATIDKYLVSLQVPPRGTSCPAVQPTG; via the coding sequence GTGCTCCTCAAACCCAGCAGGACCATCGCGTGCGCTGCGATCCTCGGCGTCGCCTCGACCGGCGCCGTCGTCGTACCGGCCACCGCCGAACCACCACCAGCCGTCGTCAGAGCCCTGCAGTGGAAGGACTGCCTCCCCGAGCCTGGCGACACCGAGGAAGACAAGGAGCTCATCAGAGGCTCACAATGCGCCACCCTGCAGGTGCCGGTCGACTGGAACGACCCAGCGGGACCGACCTTCGCCCTGGCGGTAGCACGCCGTACTGCGAAGAAGGCGCGCGTGGGCTCGCTGATCTTCGGGCCGGGCGGCCCTGGTGACTCCGGCGTCGACCGGATCAGAACCGGGATGAGCCGCTTCAGTGCCGACCTGCAGAACCGGTTCGACATCGTCAGCTTCGACCCGCGCGGAATCGCCCGCAGCAATCCGGTGAAGTGCTCGGCCGCTCTCCTCGCGCAGCGGCCGTCGCCGATCATCGGCAGCCAGGTCGAGTTCGACCAGACGATCGCCTACAACCGCAAGCTGGCCGAGGACTGCAGAGCGAACACCGGACCGGTCTACGACCACATCGACACCTTGCAGACGGTTCAGGACCTCAACGCGATCCGCATCGCTCTCGGGGAATCGCAGCTGACCTTCCACGGCAGCTCGTACGGGACACTTCTGGGCGCACAGTACGCCGAGCGGTACCCGAAGAATGTCCGGGCCATGGTGCTGGAAAGCGTCTTCGACCACGGGACGGCAACGACCCGCCAGTTCCTCGACGCGGAGGCCGGCACCGCGCAGGATTCCTTCGACGAATTCGTGAAATGGTGCGCCTCGGCAACCACTTGCGCCTTGCACGGCCGGGACGTGCACGCCCTCTGGGCGGATCTGCTCACCAGGGCGGGCCGTGGCGAGGTGCCGGACCCGCAGCGCCCGCAGTACCCGACGACTCCGTTCTTCTTGTCCTATGCCGTCTTCCGGCTGCTCTACGCACCCCAGTGGGTCAGGCTGGGCGATGTTCTGCAGCAGCTCGACGCGAGCACGCCGCCGACCGGGCAACCTCCGGTCCCGTCCGGCCTGCAGGCGAACACGTTCGCGCCGTTCTGCCGCGACTTCAGCCTTCCGGTCCGCGACTACCGTGAATTCGCCGGCTACCTGAAGCGGCTGGCCCGGAACACGCCTGACTTCAAATATCCGGGTCAGCTGCTCGCCGTCACGTCGTGTCTCGGTCTTCGCCCGGTGCCGAATCCCCAGCGGAACCTGGCCGTACGACACCTGACGACCCCGATCCTGCTGTCCAACGCCATCCACGACCCGGCCACGGGCTACAACTGGGCGACGGACGTGGCGCGCCAACTGGGCCGCAACGGCGTACTGCTGACGTACCAGGGCTGGGGGCACGGTAGCTACAACAAGAGCCCGTGCGTGCAGGCCACCATCGACAAGTACCTGGTGTCATTGCAGGTCCCTCCCCGCGGAACCAGTTGCCCGGCGGTGCAGCCCACCGGCTGA
- a CDS encoding DUF3817 domain-containing protein → MTETTLDAPVRPKHATWFRAVAIAEAVSWTGLLIGMLFKYVLSDNELGVQIFGPIHGTIFIAYVITVAVVRKPLGWTWPTTLLALAASIPPLFTWFFELWAERTDRLTR, encoded by the coding sequence ATGACTGAGACGACTCTCGACGCACCCGTCCGGCCCAAGCACGCGACCTGGTTCCGTGCCGTGGCGATCGCCGAGGCGGTGTCCTGGACCGGGCTGCTGATCGGCATGCTGTTCAAGTACGTGCTGTCCGACAACGAGCTCGGGGTGCAGATCTTCGGGCCGATCCACGGCACGATCTTCATCGCCTACGTGATCACGGTCGCCGTCGTGCGCAAGCCGCTGGGCTGGACCTGGCCGACCACCTTGCTCGCCCTGGCCGCCAGCATTCCGCCCCTGTTCACCTGGTTCTTCGAACTCTGGGCCGAGCGCACCGACCGCCTGACCCGCTGA